Proteins encoded within one genomic window of Odocoileus virginianus isolate 20LAN1187 ecotype Illinois chromosome 2, Ovbor_1.2, whole genome shotgun sequence:
- the CCDC142 gene encoding coiled-coil domain-containing protein 142 isoform X2, with amino-acid sequence MAQASRSGGLLPPLAAVPPLRAQPRGAEEEQWQRKRAGALRGDVRGCPGLPVARSTLCLDARPDGAPKERPRGAAPADAGERSEAGAVDWGRELAPGGLIPPALRRLRAVLLRLQREREQLLQARDCALHLQAAVRLLRILSPGAPSPSHRPLLQLCRDLLQHLSGGAVLRSSLLETPHPLLLARPVGLAAQRLDATVEMRLRALGRAPATPALSSQLANLLLTLTAYHQLQGKALSQVPVSARPYPPGRVLRLLTGERGCRVAGWLDEALRGSGLRDQLLRWCQEERELLPGLLGLLGGVAGSASGELGLGGAGALWSQYWTLLWAACAQSLDLSLGPWRDPRAAAQQLSQALGQGFCQVLGSASGNQSRLPSSSCTTKLLQQLFPPLLDALREPKSGLLLCGQPGPAPLALGLCTLQTTLLWFWSTTQQHLAAWAPGSFLLLIQKELPPLLQEAEALSRLASEESLALDVEQQLGLEIRKLIVQIQLLPEESLSLFFQECHKQATQDFELHMPRGRYWRHRLCPELPSIPSEYAGLVVRRVLEPVLQGLHGLPPQAQAPALSQALTAILGAWLDHILSHGIRFSLQGALQLRQDFGVVRDLLEEEQWGLSPELRQTLFMLSIFQRLDGALLCLLQQPLPKTQVRRGLPRCCACNEVQTMELPSSSLNSLESLEPPLRPGVFPTQTAQLLSTLWGGGPSPEAYLVGNQEAWLALRQHQHPRWHLSFLSCLGTSSES; translated from the exons ATGGCCCAAGCGTCTCGCTCTGGTGGCCTGCTGCCTCCGCTGGCTGCCGTGCCGCCGTTACGGGCGCAGCCCCGGGGCGCCGAGGAGGAGCAGTGGCAGAGAAAGCGGGCAGGCGCTCTCCGCGGGGACGTTCGTGGCTGCCCGGGGCTGCCGGTTGCCCGGAGCACCCTCTGCCTGGATGCTCGGCCTGACGGGGCTCCGAAAGAGCGGCCGAGGGGGGCGGCGCCGGCGGACGCAGGAGAGCGCAGTGAGGCTGGCGCTGTAGACTGGGGGCGGGAGCTGGCACCTGGCGGCCTGATTCCTCCGGCTCTACGGCGTCTCAGGGCTGTGTTGCTGCGGCTGCAGCGCGAGCGGGAGCAGCTCCTCCAAGCGCGGGATTGCGCCCTCCACCTACAGGCGGCCGTGCGCCTCCTGAGGATCCTGAGTCCCGGCGCTCCATCTCCCAGCCACCGCCCCTTGCTTCAGCTGTGCCGCGACCTGCTACAGCACCTTTCCGGAGGGGCGGTCCTGCGAAGCAGCCTTCTGGAGACGCCCCACCCGCTACTCCTAGCACGCCCCGTCGGACTGGCAGCCCAACGCTTGGATGCTACTGTCGAGATGCGGCTTCGGGCTCTGGGCCGGGCGCCCGCCACCCCAGCCCTGTCGTCCCAGCTCGCCAACCTGCTGCTGACACTTACGGCGTACCACCAGCTGCAGGGGAAAGCCTTGAGCCAAGTCCCAGTATCAGCGCGCCCTTATCCCCCCGGCCGTGTGCTCCGCCTCCTGACGGGGGAGCGGGGTTGCCGGGTGGCAGGTTGGCTGGATGAGGCGCTCAGGGGATCTGGCTTGAGGGACCAGCTCCTCAGATGGTGCCAAGAGGAGCGGGAGCTGTTACCTGGGCTACTGGGCCTGTTGGGTGGCGTCGCGGGTTCAGCCAGCGGTGAACTGGGGCTTGGAGGGGCCGGAGCCTTGTGGAGCCAGTACTGGACCCTGCTGTGGGCAGCCTGTGCTCAGAGCCTGGACTTAAGTCTAGGACCCTGGAGGGACCCCAGGGCAGCGGCACAGCAGCTGAGTCAGGCACTGGGTCAGG GCTTCTGCCAGGTCTTGGGATCTGCTAGTGGAAATCAGAGCAGGCTTCCCTCATCCTCTTGTACCACCAAACTTTTACAGcagctcttccctcctctcttggATGCCCTTCGGGAGCCCAAATCAGGACTGCTCCTCTGTGGGCAGCCAG GTCCTGCACCCCTTGCCCTGGGGCTCTGTACCCTGCAGACTACCTTGCTCTGGTTTTGGAGCACAACTCAGCAGCATCTGGCAGCGTGGGCCCCAGGTTCCTTCCTGCTCCTGATCCAGAAGGAATTACCT CCTCTACTGCAGGAGGCAGAAGCTTTGTCTCGCCTGGCCTCAGAGGAAAGCTTGGCTCTGGATGTGGAGCAGCAGCTGGGCCTGGAGATCCGGAAGCTAATTGTGCAGATCCAG CTCCTGCCTGAAGAGTCACTAAGTCTCTTTTTTCAAGAATGTCATAAACAAGCCACACAGGACTTCGAACTCCACATGCCACGGGGTCGGTACTGGCGGCACCGTCTGTGTCCTG AGCTTCCCAGCATTCCTAGTGAGTATGCTGGGTTAGTGGTCCGCAGGGTACTGGAGCCTGTGTTGCAAGGATTGCACGGACTGCCACCCCAagcccaggcccctgccctgAGCCAGGCGCTGACCGCCATCCTGGGTGCCTGGCTTGACCACATCCTCTCTCATGGGATCCGGTTCAg CCTGCAGGGGGCGCTGCAGCTCAGACAAGACTTTGGAGTGGTCAGGGACTTGCTGGAGGAGGAGCAGTGGGGCCTGTCCCCAGAACTTCGCCAGACTCTGTTCATGCTCAGCATCTTCCAGCGGCTGGATGGGGCCCTGCTGTGTCTGTTGCAGCAGCCCCTGCCCAAGACTCAAGTCCGTAGGGGGCTTCCCCGTTGCT GTGCATGTAATGAGGTTCAGACCATGGAATTGCCCAGCAGCAGCCTCAACAGCCTGGAGAGCTTGGAGCCCCCCCTTCGGCCTGGAGTATTTCCAACCCAGACAGCTCAGCTGCTAAGCACACTGTGGGGAGGAGGACCTAGCCCTGAGGCTTACCTGGTAGGAAaccaggaggcctggcttgcCCTGAGGCAGCACCAGCATCCTCGCTGGCacttatcttttctttcctgcctGGGGACCAGTTCTGAATCCTAA
- the MOGS gene encoding mannosyl-oligosaccharide glucosidase yields the protein MARGERRRRGAPADGARTAERATRGGPARRDGRGGRAGGAALAVVVLSLVLGLSGRWLLAWYRARRAVMLHSAPPALPPDSSSPAVAPDLFWGTYRPHVYFGMKTRSPQPLLTGLMWAQQGTTPGTPKLRHTCEQGDGVGPYGWEFHDGVSFGRQHIQDGALRLTTEFVKRPGGQHGGDWSWRVTVEPQASGTSAHPLVSLFFYVVTDGKEVLVPEVGSKGQLKFISGHTSELGDFRFTLLAPTSPGDTTPKYGSYNVFWSSNPGLPLLTEMVKSRLNHWFQHRPPGASPERYLGLPGSLKWDDRGPSGQGQGQGQFLIQQVTLKVPFSVELVFESGSARTGGSQAPEQLAGSLLTHTLENHAEAFRERFEKTFRLKEKGLSPEEQALGQAALSGLLGGIGYFYGQGLVLPDMEVEGSEQKVDPVLFPSVPLFTAVPSRSFFPRGFLWDEGFHQLVIQRWDPQLTREAIGHWLGLLNADGWIGREQVLGDEARARVPSEFLVQRTAHANPPTLLLPVAHMLDGGDPADLAFLRRAFPRLRAWFSWLHHSQAGPVPLSYRWRGRDPALPTLLNPKTLPSGLDDYPRASHPSASERHLDLWCWVALGSRVLKRLAEQLGEAEAATELGLLAASLEAEESLDELHWAPELGVFADFGNHTKAVQLKPRPPQGLMRVVGRPHPHLQFVDALGYVSLFPFLLQLLDPNSPRLGPMLDVLADRRQLWSPFGLRSLAASSPFYSQRNSEHDPPYWRGAVWLNVNYLALGALHYYGHLEGPHQARAARLHRELRANLVGNVRRQYQATGFLWEQYSDQDGRGMGCRPFQGWTSLVLLAMAEDY from the exons ATGGCTCGGGGCGAGCGGCGGCGCCGCGGAGCGCCGGCAGACGGAGCGCGCACGGCAGAGAGGGCGACTCGGGGAGGCCCCGCACGGCGGGATGGCCGGGGCGGCAGGGCTGGGGGCGCGGCTCTGGCCGTAGTGGTCCTGTCTCTGGTCCTGGGCCTGTCCGGTCGCTGGCTTCTGGCGTGGTACCGTGCGCGGCGGGCTGTCATGCTGCACTCCGCGCCGCCGGCGCTGCCTCCCGACTCTTCCAGCCCTGCCGTGGCTCCGGACCTCTTCTGGGGCACCTACCGCCCTCACGTCTACTTCGGCATGAAGACCCGAAGCCCGCAGCCCCTCCTCACCG GACTGATGTGGGCGCAGCAAGGCACCACCCCAGGGACCCCTAAGCTCAGGCACACGTGTGAGCAGGGGGACGGCGTGGGTCCCTATGGCTGGGAGTTCCACGACGGTGTCTCCTTCGGGCGGCAACACATCCAGGATGGGGCCTTAAGGCTCACCACTGAGTTCGTCAAGAGGCCTGGGGGTCAGCACGGAGGGGACTGGAGCTGGAGAGTGACTGTAGAGCCTCAG GCCTCAGGTACCTCTGCCCACCCTCTGGTGTCCCTGTTCTTCTATGTGGTAACAGACGGCAAAGAAGTCCTTGTGCCAGAGGTTGGGTCTAAGGGGCAGTTGAAGTTCATCAGTGGGCACACCAGTGAGCTTGGTGACTTCCGCTTTACACTTCTGGCACCAACCAGTCCAGGAGATACCACCCCCAAGTATGGCAG CTACAATGTCTTCTGGTCCTCCAACCCAGGACTTCCCTTGCTGACAGAGATGGTGAAGAGTCGCCTAAATCACTGGTTTCAGCATCGGCCCCCCGGGGCTTCCCCTGAACGCTACCTCGGCTTGCCAGGATCTCTGAAGTGGGACGACAGAGGCCCGAGTGGGCAAGGACAGGGACAAGGGCAGTTTTTGATACAACAGGTGACACTGAAAGTCCCCTTTTCTGTGGAGTTGGTGTTTGAATCAGGCAGTGCCCGGACAGGAGGCAGCCAAGCCCCAGAGCAGCTGGCAGGCAGCCTGCTGACCCACACCCTGGAAAACCATGCTGAAGCCTTTAGAGAGCGCTTTGAAAAGACCTTCCGGCTAAAGGAGAAGGGCCTGAGCCCTGAGGAGCAGGCTTTGGGTCAGGCTGCCCTCAGTGGCCTTCTTGGTGGGATTGGCTACTTCTATGGACAGGGTCTGGTGTTGCCAGACATGGAGGTTGAGGGGTCTGAGCAGAAGGTGGACCCAGTCCTCTTTCCATCTGTCCCTCTTTTCACAGCAGTGCCCTCTCGGTCATTCTTCCCAAGAGGCTTCCTTTGGGATGAGGGCTTTCACCAGCTGGTGATCCAACGGTGGGATCCCCAGCTCACCCGGGAAGCCATAGGCCACTGGCTGGGGCTGCTTAATGCCGATGGCTGGATTGGGCGGGAGCAGGTGCTGGGGGATGAGGCCCGAGCCCGGGTGCCCTCAGAGTTCCTGGTGCAAAGGACAGCCCATGCCAACCCTCCAACTCTGCTTTTGCCTGTAGCCCACATGCTAGACGGTGGTGACCCTGCCGACTTGGCCTTCCTCCGCAGGGCCTTCCCTCGCCTGCGTGCCTGGTTCTCCTGGCTTCATCACAGCCAGGCAGGGCCAGTACCACTATCTTACCGCTGGCGCGGCCGGGACCCAGCCTTGCCAACCCTACTAAACCCCAAGACGCTGCCTTCGGGCCTGGATGACTACCCCCGGGCTTCACACCCTTCGGCCAGTGAGCGGCACCTGGATCTGTGGTGCTGGGTGGCCCTGGGTTCCCGTGTGCTGAAGCGGCTAGCCGAGCAGTTGGGAGAGGCTGAGGCGGCTACAGAGCTGGGCCTGCTGGCTGCCTCCCTGGAAGCAGAGGAGAGCCTGGATGAGCTGCACTGGGCCCCAGAGCTGGGAGTCTTTGCAGACTTTGGGAACCATACAAAAGCGGTGCAGCTGAAGCCTCGGCCCCCTCAGGGGCTGATGCGGGTGGTGGGCCGGCCCCACCCTCACTTACAGTTTGTGGATGCCTTGGGCTACGTCAGTCTTTTCCCCTttctgctgcagctgctggaCCCCAATTCACCTCGCCTTGGACCCATGCTGGATGTTCTAGCTGATCGGCGTCAACTCTGGAGCCCCTTTGGTTTGCGCTCTCTTGCAGCGTCCAGCCCCTTTTACAGCCAGCGCAATTCAGAGCATGATCCTCCCTACTGGCGAGGGGCTGTGTGGCTCAATGTCAACTACCTGGCACTGGGGGCTCTGCACTACTACGGGCATCTGGAGGGTCCCCACCAGGCCCGTGCTGCCAGGCTCCACAGAGAGCTCCGCGCCAATCTGGTGGGCAATGTGAGACGGCAGTACCAGGCCACAGGCTTCCTGTGGGAGCAGTACAGTGACCAGGACGGGCGAGGCATGGGCTGCCGCCCTTTCCAGGGCTGGACCAGCCTTGTCCTACTGGCCATGGCTGAAGACTACTGA
- the MRPL53 gene encoding large ribosomal subunit protein mL53, with product MAAALARLGLRSVKQVRVQFCPFEKNVESTRTFLQAVSSEKVRCTNLNCSVIADVRHDGSEPCVDVLFGDGHRLIMRGAHLTAQEMLTAFASHIQARAVAASGDKQSASTGR from the exons ATGGCGGCGGCCTTGGCTCGGCTCGGACTCCGCTCGGTCAAGCAGGTTCGGGTTCAGTTCTGCCCCTTCGAGAAGAACGTGGAATCGACGAG GACCTTTCTCCAGGCGGTGAGCAGCGAGAAAGTTCGCTGCACGAACCTCAACTGCTCAGTGATTGCTGACGTGAGGCACGACGGCTCCGAGCCTTGCGTGGACGTGCTGTTCG GAGACGGCCATCGCTTGATTATGCGCGGCGCTCACCTGACCGCCCAGGAAATGCTCACTGCTTTCGCCTCCCACATCCAGGCCAGGGCCGTGGCGGCGAGCGGGGACAAGCAGAGCGCCAGTACCGGGCGCTGA
- the TTC31 gene encoding LOW QUALITY PROTEIN: tetratricopeptide repeat protein 31 (The sequence of the model RefSeq protein was modified relative to this genomic sequence to represent the inferred CDS: substituted 2 bases at 2 genomic stop codons): MLSRERWACQILSLQMLMGATRPALGNQLRDRVARKKREPPSFPSRSLPTLSSHYSRTYVIPALPSLSFLLTRLTGSICLSIFVSLAFCKVGDXPLNAHREKGLSQEPQGRSLGLQEKMKQEEGNTPKEESPRQSHKAEVRRSSPGLTAAALEQSQELAKLGTSFAQNGFYHKAMVLFTXVLNLNPQDHYPWGLFCLGKAVMGLQQDQRRGIPGLPPSTEFLHPFFHVELGPLSCPESTVPRARGLLSPPLHYPQPEPLWSLPQTQSRRPSPLHLQDSSKGWGILELGPQHPPHTR; this comes from the exons ATGCTGAGCAGGGAGAGGTGGGCCTGTCAAATTCTCTCATTACAGATGTTGATGGGAGCCACCCGTCCAGCTCTGGGCAACCAGCTCAGGGACCGTGTAGCgaggaagaagagagagcctccttccttcccttcacgGTCTCTGCCCACTCTCTCCTCCCACTACTCCAGGACATACGTCATCCCTGCCCttccttcactttcctttctgctCACAAGACTCACTGGATCTATCTGTTTAAGTATCTTTGTGTCTCTGGCTTTCTGCAAGGTTGGAGATTGACCCCTCAATGCCCACAGAGAAAAGGGACTAAGTCAGGAGCCCCAGGGCAGAAGCCTCGGTCTCCAGGAAAAGATGAAGCAGGAGGAAGGAAACACTCCAAAAGAAGAGAGCCCTAGGCAGAGTCATAAGGCAGAGGTGAGGAG GTCATCTCCAGGACTGACGGCAGCTGCCTTAGAACAGAGCCAGGAGCTGGCAA agtTGGGTACCAGCTTTGCTCAAAATGGTTTCTACCACAAGGCCATGGTCCTGTTCACCTGAGTCTTGAACCTCAACCCCCAGGACCACTA CCCCTGGGGCCTCTTCTGCCTGGGCAAGGCCGTGATGGGACTGCAG CAGGACCAGCGAAGAGGAATCCCTGGGCTGCCTCCGTCAACCGAATTCCTCCATCCATTTTTCCATGTTGAGCTGGGGCCTTTAAGTTGCCCTGAAAGTACTGTCCCAAGGGCCCGTGGCCTTCTGTCTCCACCCTTGCATTATCCCCAACCTGAGCCACTCTGGTCCCTCCCCCAGACTCAGAGCAGAAGACCCAGTCCTCTCCACCTCCAGGACTCCTCAAAGGGCTGGGGCATCCTGGAACTTGGGCCCCAGCATCCACCTCACACCAGATGA
- the CCDC142 gene encoding coiled-coil domain-containing protein 142 isoform X1, with amino-acid sequence MAQASRSGGLLPPLAAVPPLRAQPRGAEEEQWQRKRAGALRGDVRGCPGLPVARSTLCLDARPDGAPKERPRGAAPADAGERSEAGAVDWGRELAPGGLIPPALRRLRAVLLRLQREREQLLQARDCALHLQAAVRLLRILSPGAPSPSHRPLLQLCRDLLQHLSGGAVLRSSLLETPHPLLLARPVGLAAQRLDATVEMRLRALGRAPATPALSSQLANLLLTLTAYHQLQGKALSQVPVSARPYPPGRVLRLLTGERGCRVAGWLDEALRGSGLRDQLLRWCQEERELLPGLLGLLGGVAGSASGELGLGGAGALWSQYWTLLWAACAQSLDLSLGPWRDPRAAAQQLSQALGQASLPQECEKELASLCRNLIHQSLIWSWDQGFCQVLGSASGNQSRLPSSSCTTKLLQQLFPPLLDALREPKSGLLLCGQPGPAPLALGLCTLQTTLLWFWSTTQQHLAAWAPGSFLLLIQKELPPLLQEAEALSRLASEESLALDVEQQLGLEIRKLIVQIQLLPEESLSLFFQECHKQATQDFELHMPRGRYWRHRLCPELPSIPSEYAGLVVRRVLEPVLQGLHGLPPQAQAPALSQALTAILGAWLDHILSHGIRFSLQGALQLRQDFGVVRDLLEEEQWGLSPELRQTLFMLSIFQRLDGALLCLLQQPLPKTQVRRGLPRCCACNEVQTMELPSSSLNSLESLEPPLRPGVFPTQTAQLLSTLWGGGPSPEAYLVGNQEAWLALRQHQHPRWHLSFLSCLGTSSES; translated from the exons ATGGCCCAAGCGTCTCGCTCTGGTGGCCTGCTGCCTCCGCTGGCTGCCGTGCCGCCGTTACGGGCGCAGCCCCGGGGCGCCGAGGAGGAGCAGTGGCAGAGAAAGCGGGCAGGCGCTCTCCGCGGGGACGTTCGTGGCTGCCCGGGGCTGCCGGTTGCCCGGAGCACCCTCTGCCTGGATGCTCGGCCTGACGGGGCTCCGAAAGAGCGGCCGAGGGGGGCGGCGCCGGCGGACGCAGGAGAGCGCAGTGAGGCTGGCGCTGTAGACTGGGGGCGGGAGCTGGCACCTGGCGGCCTGATTCCTCCGGCTCTACGGCGTCTCAGGGCTGTGTTGCTGCGGCTGCAGCGCGAGCGGGAGCAGCTCCTCCAAGCGCGGGATTGCGCCCTCCACCTACAGGCGGCCGTGCGCCTCCTGAGGATCCTGAGTCCCGGCGCTCCATCTCCCAGCCACCGCCCCTTGCTTCAGCTGTGCCGCGACCTGCTACAGCACCTTTCCGGAGGGGCGGTCCTGCGAAGCAGCCTTCTGGAGACGCCCCACCCGCTACTCCTAGCACGCCCCGTCGGACTGGCAGCCCAACGCTTGGATGCTACTGTCGAGATGCGGCTTCGGGCTCTGGGCCGGGCGCCCGCCACCCCAGCCCTGTCGTCCCAGCTCGCCAACCTGCTGCTGACACTTACGGCGTACCACCAGCTGCAGGGGAAAGCCTTGAGCCAAGTCCCAGTATCAGCGCGCCCTTATCCCCCCGGCCGTGTGCTCCGCCTCCTGACGGGGGAGCGGGGTTGCCGGGTGGCAGGTTGGCTGGATGAGGCGCTCAGGGGATCTGGCTTGAGGGACCAGCTCCTCAGATGGTGCCAAGAGGAGCGGGAGCTGTTACCTGGGCTACTGGGCCTGTTGGGTGGCGTCGCGGGTTCAGCCAGCGGTGAACTGGGGCTTGGAGGGGCCGGAGCCTTGTGGAGCCAGTACTGGACCCTGCTGTGGGCAGCCTGTGCTCAGAGCCTGGACTTAAGTCTAGGACCCTGGAGGGACCCCAGGGCAGCGGCACAGCAGCTGAGTCAGGCACTGGGTCAGG CATCACTGCCTCAGGAGTGTGAGAAGGAGCTGGCTTCTTTGTGTCGCAACCTAATTCATCAGTCTCTTATTTGGAGCTGGGATCAAG GCTTCTGCCAGGTCTTGGGATCTGCTAGTGGAAATCAGAGCAGGCTTCCCTCATCCTCTTGTACCACCAAACTTTTACAGcagctcttccctcctctcttggATGCCCTTCGGGAGCCCAAATCAGGACTGCTCCTCTGTGGGCAGCCAG GTCCTGCACCCCTTGCCCTGGGGCTCTGTACCCTGCAGACTACCTTGCTCTGGTTTTGGAGCACAACTCAGCAGCATCTGGCAGCGTGGGCCCCAGGTTCCTTCCTGCTCCTGATCCAGAAGGAATTACCT CCTCTACTGCAGGAGGCAGAAGCTTTGTCTCGCCTGGCCTCAGAGGAAAGCTTGGCTCTGGATGTGGAGCAGCAGCTGGGCCTGGAGATCCGGAAGCTAATTGTGCAGATCCAG CTCCTGCCTGAAGAGTCACTAAGTCTCTTTTTTCAAGAATGTCATAAACAAGCCACACAGGACTTCGAACTCCACATGCCACGGGGTCGGTACTGGCGGCACCGTCTGTGTCCTG AGCTTCCCAGCATTCCTAGTGAGTATGCTGGGTTAGTGGTCCGCAGGGTACTGGAGCCTGTGTTGCAAGGATTGCACGGACTGCCACCCCAagcccaggcccctgccctgAGCCAGGCGCTGACCGCCATCCTGGGTGCCTGGCTTGACCACATCCTCTCTCATGGGATCCGGTTCAg CCTGCAGGGGGCGCTGCAGCTCAGACAAGACTTTGGAGTGGTCAGGGACTTGCTGGAGGAGGAGCAGTGGGGCCTGTCCCCAGAACTTCGCCAGACTCTGTTCATGCTCAGCATCTTCCAGCGGCTGGATGGGGCCCTGCTGTGTCTGTTGCAGCAGCCCCTGCCCAAGACTCAAGTCCGTAGGGGGCTTCCCCGTTGCT GTGCATGTAATGAGGTTCAGACCATGGAATTGCCCAGCAGCAGCCTCAACAGCCTGGAGAGCTTGGAGCCCCCCCTTCGGCCTGGAGTATTTCCAACCCAGACAGCTCAGCTGCTAAGCACACTGTGGGGAGGAGGACCTAGCCCTGAGGCTTACCTGGTAGGAAaccaggaggcctggcttgcCCTGAGGCAGCACCAGCATCCTCGCTGGCacttatcttttctttcctgcctGGGGACCAGTTCTGAATCCTAA
- the LBX2 gene encoding transcription factor LBX2: protein MSSGSEPRTPRTPFSIADILGPGKIPRRPSVSRPPESNQGPTSPLCALEELTSKTFRRLDGHTPQPSEGRAAPGALGPDPAGRRRRKSRTAFTAQQVLELERRFVFQKYLAPSERDGLAARLGLANAQVVTWFQNRRAKLKRDVEEMRADLASLRSLSPEAQGRLALPDGAPGLGPGPARPDSELHLSDEEIQVDD, encoded by the exons ATGAGCTCGGGATCCGAGCCCCGGACACCCCGGACACCCTTCAGCATCGCAGACATCCTAGGCCCGGGCAAGATTCCCCGAAGACCCTCTGTGTCGCGGCCTCCAGAGTCGAACCAGGGTCCCACGTCGCCGCTCTGCGCGCTGGAGGAGCTGACTAGTAAAACTTTCCGCCGACTTGACGGGCACACACCGCAGCCCTCTGAAG GCCGCGCGGCACCGGGCGCGCTGGGCCCCGACCCGGCTGGCCGCAGACGGCGGAAGTCACGCACGGCGTTCACCGCGCAGCAGGTGCTGGAGCTGGAGCGGCGCTTCGTCTTCCAGAAGTACCTGGCGCCGTCCGAGCGCGACGGGCTGGCGGCTCGGCTCGGCTTGGCCAACGCGCAGGTCGTCACGTGGTTCCAGAACCGGCGCGCCAAGCTCAAGCGCGACGTGGAGGAGATGCGCGCCGACCTCGCCTCGCTGCGCTCGCTGTCCCCGGAAGCCCAGGGCCGCCTCGCGCTGCCGGACGGCGCCCCGGGCCTCGGCCCTGGCCCCGCCCGGCCTGACTCTGAGCTCCATCTTTCTGACGAGGAGATACAGGTGGACGATTGA